A single region of the Sciurus carolinensis chromosome 16, mSciCar1.2, whole genome shotgun sequence genome encodes:
- the Tmem147 gene encoding transmembrane protein 147 isoform X1 — protein sequence MTLFHFGNCFALAYFPYFITYKCSGLSEYNAFWKCVQAGVTYLFVQLCKMLFLATFFPTWEGGIYDFIGEFMKASVDVADLIGLNLVMSRNAGKGEYKIMVAALGWATAELIMSRCIPLWVGARGIEFDWKYIQMSIDSNISLVHYIVASAQVWMITRYDLYHTFRPAVLLLMFLSVYKAFVMETFVHLCSLGSWTALLARAVVTGLLALSTLALYVAVVNVHS from the exons ATGACCCTGTTCCACTTCGGGAACTGCTTCGCCCTCGCCTATTTCCCCTACTTCATCACGTACAAGTGCAGCGGCCT GTCTGAGTACAACGCCTTCTGGAAATGCGTCCAGGCCGGGGTCACCTACCTCTTTGTGCAGCTATGCAAG ATGCTGTTCTTGGCCACTTTCTTCCCCACCTGGGAAGGTGGCATCTATGACTTCATTGGG GAGTTCATGAAAGCCAGTGTGGATGTGGCAGACCTGATAGGCCTAAACCTTGTCATGTCCCGGAATGCCGGCAAGGGAGAGTACAAGATCATGGTTGCTGCCCTGGGCTGGGCCACCGCCGAGCTCATTATGTCCCG CTGCATCCCCCTCTGGGTTGGAGCTCGGGGCATTGAGTTTGACTGGAAATACATCCAGATGAGCATTGACTCCAACATCAGTCTG GTCCATTACATCGTTGCATCCGCCCAGGTCTGGATGATAACACGCTACGATCTGTACCATACCTTCCGGCCAGCTGTCCTTCTGCTGATGTTCCTTAGTGTCTACAAGGCCTTTGTCATGGA GACCTTCGTCCACCTCTGCTCCCTGGGCAGCTGGACAGCACTCCTGGCCCGAGCAGTGGTGACAGGGCTTCTGGCCCTCAGCACGTTGGCCCTGTATGTTGCCGTTGTCAATGTGCACTCCTAG
- the Tmem147 gene encoding transmembrane protein 147 isoform X2: protein MLFLATFFPTWEGGIYDFIGEFMKASVDVADLIGLNLVMSRNAGKGEYKIMVAALGWATAELIMSRCIPLWVGARGIEFDWKYIQMSIDSNISLVHYIVASAQVWMITRYDLYHTFRPAVLLLMFLSVYKAFVMETFVHLCSLGSWTALLARAVVTGLLALSTLALYVAVVNVHS, encoded by the exons ATGCTGTTCTTGGCCACTTTCTTCCCCACCTGGGAAGGTGGCATCTATGACTTCATTGGG GAGTTCATGAAAGCCAGTGTGGATGTGGCAGACCTGATAGGCCTAAACCTTGTCATGTCCCGGAATGCCGGCAAGGGAGAGTACAAGATCATGGTTGCTGCCCTGGGCTGGGCCACCGCCGAGCTCATTATGTCCCG CTGCATCCCCCTCTGGGTTGGAGCTCGGGGCATTGAGTTTGACTGGAAATACATCCAGATGAGCATTGACTCCAACATCAGTCTG GTCCATTACATCGTTGCATCCGCCCAGGTCTGGATGATAACACGCTACGATCTGTACCATACCTTCCGGCCAGCTGTCCTTCTGCTGATGTTCCTTAGTGTCTACAAGGCCTTTGTCATGGA GACCTTCGTCCACCTCTGCTCCCTGGGCAGCTGGACAGCACTCCTGGCCCGAGCAGTGGTGACAGGGCTTCTGGCCCTCAGCACGTTGGCCCTGTATGTTGCCGTTGTCAATGTGCACTCCTAG